In the Actinomycetota bacterium genome, one interval contains:
- a CDS encoding glycosyltransferase translates to MREGKEHAVAKGGLHVVLEDVAVAPGGRLSVRGWAWHESGRILGCALARSDGDTASYPALFGLERVHVHDRSGAVRFLKSSFYACGEMGAADTAYSLEFSLEDGSRVSLPVEAPLPAGKGFLRRALRPLRLLRLNPLKKAAVYLLRRDPRSLLRYVRLSRESMRLAGRAELLYLAEAAALFHAAEPKFPPLAERIDIVIPVYNNLEDARALIDSIRRNTDSPYRLILVDDCSSEAGVWEYLEGVAADTPGTVLLRNERNRGFVHSVNRAAREVENHFVIMNSDVEVPPHWLQRLMAPILEDGGVASTTPFTNAGTICSFPIINEDNRPFAGLAVEEVDRCFRLAKADRLVDLPSGVGFCMGVNLAAWKELGGFDEETFSPGYGEENDWCLRAYGRGYRNVAVPNLFVYHKHGGTFAPRSRNALLERHVAEVFRRYPHYNVMLDIFAKADPLRPYREFLVALLSCKHGEGGAALIVDHRLGGGARHYRDRLVEERLRAAQPVLVLTYDRGWGLYRLECLFGEYRASFCLRDLPELQALLGRVGLAEVFYNDMVSFPAPLETVRFLAEVAEGTGAELTVALHDYLPVCPSFNLIGADGAHCGRPDVETCRRCLPRNDYAAYVRYDVEDWRGAWGALLEKAGEVRCFSRSSLEILEHFYPRVSGKARLQPHELGEVRLRKPRLRYEGPLAVGAVGRLSYAKGSRLVVEMAVLMRERMPGARVVVIGELDDRPPLENLEVTGFYRREELPELLEAHGVNVCMLPSIWPETFSFVAEELMSMRVPLCCFDLGAPAERVREYGLGRVIREANAEAALDAAAALLRDMRERPRREAAAREG, encoded by the coding sequence ATGCGGGAAGGTAAGGAACATGCCGTCGCGAAGGGCGGCCTTCACGTCGTCCTCGAGGACGTCGCCGTCGCGCCGGGCGGGCGCCTGAGCGTGCGCGGCTGGGCCTGGCACGAGAGCGGTAGGATCCTGGGTTGCGCGCTCGCGCGCAGCGACGGGGATACCGCCTCGTATCCCGCCCTCTTCGGCCTGGAAAGGGTCCACGTCCACGACCGTTCGGGCGCGGTGCGCTTCCTGAAGAGCAGCTTTTACGCATGCGGGGAGATGGGCGCCGCGGATACCGCGTACTCCCTCGAGTTCTCCCTCGAGGACGGCTCCCGCGTCTCGCTTCCCGTGGAGGCGCCTCTCCCGGCAGGGAAGGGCTTCCTGCGGAGGGCTCTCCGCCCGCTGCGCCTGCTGAGGCTCAACCCGCTGAAGAAGGCGGCCGTCTACCTGCTGCGCCGCGACCCGCGCTCCCTCCTGCGTTACGTGAGGCTCTCGCGCGAGTCCATGCGCCTCGCGGGACGAGCGGAGCTGCTCTACCTCGCGGAAGCCGCCGCCCTCTTCCACGCCGCGGAGCCCAAGTTCCCGCCCCTCGCGGAGAGGATCGACATCGTCATCCCCGTGTACAACAACCTGGAGGACGCCAGGGCGCTCATCGATTCCATCCGGAGGAACACCGATTCCCCCTACCGCCTCATCCTCGTGGACGACTGCAGCAGCGAGGCCGGGGTATGGGAATACCTGGAAGGAGTGGCGGCGGACACGCCGGGCACCGTGCTCCTGCGCAATGAACGGAACCGGGGCTTCGTGCACTCCGTGAACCGCGCCGCGCGCGAGGTGGAGAACCATTTCGTCATCATGAACTCCGACGTGGAGGTGCCGCCCCACTGGCTGCAGCGCCTCATGGCCCCCATCCTTGAGGACGGCGGCGTGGCCAGCACCACCCCCTTCACCAACGCCGGCACCATCTGCAGCTTCCCCATCATCAACGAGGACAACCGCCCCTTCGCCGGCCTGGCCGTGGAGGAAGTGGACCGCTGTTTCCGCCTGGCGAAGGCCGACCGCCTGGTGGACCTGCCGAGCGGCGTGGGCTTCTGCATGGGGGTGAACCTGGCCGCCTGGAAGGAGCTGGGGGGTTTCGACGAGGAGACCTTCAGCCCCGGGTACGGGGAGGAGAACGACTGGTGCCTGCGGGCGTACGGGCGCGGTTACCGCAACGTGGCCGTGCCCAACCTCTTCGTCTACCACAAGCACGGCGGCACCTTCGCGCCGCGGAGCAGGAACGCGCTGCTGGAGCGGCACGTGGCGGAGGTGTTCCGCAGGTATCCCCATTACAACGTGATGCTGGACATCTTCGCCAAGGCGGATCCCCTGCGCCCCTACCGCGAGTTCCTGGTCGCCCTGCTCTCGTGCAAGCACGGGGAGGGGGGAGCGGCCCTCATCGTGGACCACCGCCTGGGCGGCGGGGCCCGGCATTACCGCGACCGCCTGGTGGAGGAGCGCCTGCGCGCGGCGCAGCCGGTGCTCGTCCTCACCTACGACCGGGGGTGGGGACTCTACCGCCTGGAATGCCTTTTCGGGGAATACCGCGCCTCCTTCTGCCTGCGGGATCTCCCGGAGCTGCAGGCGCTGTTAGGCCGGGTGGGGCTCGCGGAGGTCTTCTACAATGACATGGTCTCCTTCCCGGCCCCCCTGGAAACGGTGCGTTTCCTGGCGGAGGTCGCGGAGGGGACGGGGGCGGAGTTGACCGTGGCCCTGCACGATTATCTCCCCGTGTGCCCCAGCTTCAACCTAATAGGCGCCGACGGCGCGCACTGCGGCAGGCCGGACGTTGAGACCTGCCGTCGCTGCCTGCCGCGCAACGATTACGCGGCGTACGTGCGATACGACGTGGAGGACTGGCGCGGGGCCTGGGGCGCGTTGCTGGAAAAGGCCGGGGAGGTGCGCTGCTTTTCCCGCAGCAGCCTGGAGATCCTGGAGCATTTCTACCCCCGGGTCTCCGGGAAGGCGAGGCTGCAGCCCCACGAGCTGGGCGAGGTGCGCTTGAGGAAGCCGCGGCTGCGCTACGAGGGGCCCCTCGCGGTGGGGGCGGTGGGGCGCCTGAGCTACGCCAAGGGCAGCCGCCTGGTGGTGGAGATGGCCGTGCTCATGCGGGAGAGGATGCCCGGGGCGAGGGTGGTGGTCATCGGCGAGCTGGACGACAGGCCGCCCCTGGAGAACCTGGAGGTCACCGGCTTCTACCGCCGCGAGGAGCTCCCCGAACTCCTGGAAGCGCACGGGGTCAACGTGTGCATGCTCCCCTCCATCTGGCCGGAGACCTTCTCCTTCGTGGCGGAGGAGCTCATGTCCATGCGGGTGCCCCTGTGCTGCTTCGACCTGGGGGCGCCGGCGGAACGGGTGAGGGAATACGGGCTGGGCCGTGTTATCCGGGAGGCGAACGCGGAGGCCGCCCTGGACGCCGCAGCGGCATTGCTGCGGGATATGCGGGAACGGCCGCGCCGGGAGGCCGCGGCGCGGGAAGGTTGA
- a CDS encoding class I SAM-dependent methyltransferase, with protein MDGKGEREEKGAGAGAGEFWDGADLDLVRRVSWLSTPYFTRHAVRKFLGDDARGELVPSLHLMLKESIGEERSGKPLRGLALACGDMCGERELFSPGVLTFGTVEGVDLSEEQLRRARENCEGWGFEFVPIRGDLNTMRLREERYDLVVANHAVHHIAELEHLFSQVNRALRPGGYFFCNEYVGPERLQVPLRNRLWASLLVNILVWPPSRRRTHENKKKLWIRNIDPATLDPSEAVRSSEILEASRRHLRIEKIYLYGGLDYPAFEGLGLHFEECAEDERLMKKFIALEELLTRARLVKPLFCYLLAGKTS; from the coding sequence ATGGACGGCAAGGGGGAAAGGGAGGAAAAGGGCGCGGGTGCCGGCGCCGGGGAGTTCTGGGACGGGGCGGACCTGGACCTGGTGAGGCGGGTCAGCTGGTTGAGCACCCCCTATTTCACGCGGCACGCCGTAAGGAAATTCCTGGGAGATGATGCGCGGGGCGAGCTCGTGCCCTCCCTGCACCTCATGCTTAAGGAGAGCATAGGGGAGGAAAGGTCGGGGAAGCCGCTGCGGGGGCTGGCCCTGGCCTGCGGCGACATGTGCGGCGAGAGGGAGCTCTTCTCTCCCGGCGTGCTGACCTTCGGCACCGTGGAGGGCGTCGACCTCTCCGAGGAGCAGTTGCGCAGGGCCAGGGAGAACTGCGAGGGATGGGGCTTCGAGTTCGTCCCCATCAGGGGTGACCTCAACACCATGCGGCTGCGCGAGGAGCGCTACGACCTCGTCGTCGCCAATCACGCGGTGCATCACATCGCGGAGCTGGAGCACCTCTTTTCCCAGGTGAACCGCGCCCTTAGGCCGGGCGGTTACTTCTTCTGCAACGAGTACGTGGGCCCCGAGAGGCTGCAGGTGCCGCTGCGCAACCGCCTGTGGGCCTCGCTGCTCGTCAACATCCTGGTGTGGCCGCCGTCGCGCAGGAGGACGCACGAGAACAAGAAAAAGTTGTGGATCAGGAACATCGACCCCGCCACCCTGGACCCCTCGGAAGCCGTGCGTTCGAGCGAGATACTGGAAGCCTCCCGCAGGCACCTGCGCATCGAGAAGATCTACCTGTACGGGGGCCTCGACTACCCGGCTTTCGAGGGCCTGGGCCTGCATTTCGAGGAATGCGCGGAGGACGAAAGGCTCATGAAGAAGTTCATAGCCCTCGAGGAGCTGCTGACGCGGGCGCGCCTCGTCAAACCCCTGTTCTGCTACCTCCTCGCCGGGAAGACGAGCTGA